The following coding sequences are from one Nitrospira sp. window:
- a CDS encoding HPF/RaiA family ribosome-associated protein has product MQIQVHTDNHIHGREEIVALVETSVEGAVGRFRDRITRIEAHLSDTNSHKTKGDDIRCVLEARLAGHQPIAVTHQAATVEIALSGAADKLERSVESTLGRLGER; this is encoded by the coding sequence ATGCAAATTCAGGTCCATACGGATAACCATATCCATGGGCGCGAGGAGATCGTCGCTCTTGTTGAGACCAGCGTGGAAGGCGCAGTCGGCCGATTTCGTGATCGGATTACGCGGATCGAAGCGCATCTCAGCGATACCAATAGTCACAAAACAAAAGGTGACGATATCCGTTGCGTCCTGGAAGCCAGACTGGCCGGTCACCAGCCCATCGCCGTGACCCATCAGGCCGCGACGGTTGAGATCGCCTTGAGTGGAGCGGCGGACAAACTCGAGCGGTCGGTGGAGAGTACGCTCGGCCGACTTGGAGAGCGATAG
- a CDS encoding lipase family protein: MYQTPVAIQHRKAYHLWPLMGVPVMTTTLSKVLFESHATAYSLNNAYWLALAAQIAYQDKTTIQPAVAKLGLNQFEFLSRRDTEGYIAANDDIIIVAFRGTEPTHLRDLLADAQFHKVQGPLGEVHQGFLGAFKLVKDDLLSAIQRLRDKSHPQSLWCTGHSLGGALAVVAAAQLLVDGHTVNGLYTFGQPRIGDEIFATECARRLAGQHFRFVNNNDTVTRVAPRVLGYAHSGEVCYIDTAGKIQTDINFWDRFLERVKGRMEDFLKPGSDGLKDHSMRHYVEHIGSALKSGG; encoded by the coding sequence ATGTATCAAACCCCTGTCGCGATTCAGCACAGGAAAGCCTATCACCTATGGCCTCTCATGGGAGTCCCAGTCATGACCACCACACTATCAAAAGTCCTTTTTGAATCACACGCCACGGCCTACAGTCTCAACAACGCCTACTGGCTTGCACTGGCTGCACAGATCGCTTATCAGGATAAGACCACCATTCAACCGGCAGTGGCCAAGCTCGGCTTGAATCAGTTCGAATTTCTGAGTCGACGAGACACGGAAGGGTATATCGCCGCGAATGACGATATCATCATTGTGGCATTCCGAGGCACTGAGCCGACGCATCTCCGGGACTTGCTGGCGGACGCTCAATTCCACAAAGTACAAGGCCCGCTGGGCGAAGTGCATCAAGGCTTTCTAGGCGCGTTTAAACTGGTCAAGGACGACCTGTTGAGCGCAATCCAGCGACTGCGCGACAAGAGCCACCCGCAGTCGCTCTGGTGTACCGGCCACAGTCTTGGTGGGGCGCTAGCGGTTGTGGCGGCGGCTCAGTTGCTGGTGGATGGGCATACGGTGAATGGGCTGTATACGTTTGGCCAGCCTCGTATCGGCGACGAGATCTTCGCGACCGAGTGCGCTCGGCGTCTAGCTGGGCAGCACTTCCGCTTCGTCAACAACAACGACACGGTCACCCGCGTCGCACCACGCGTGCTCGGCTACGCTCACAGCGGCGAGGTTTGTTACATTGACACTGCAGGAAAGATTCAGACGGACATCAATTTCTGGGATCGATTTCTTGAGCGCGTCAAGGGACGCATGGAGGATTTCCTCAAGCCGGGCTCCGATGGGCTCAAAGATCATTCGATGCGGCACTACGTGGAGCATATTGGAAGCGCACTCAAGTCTGGCGGATGA
- a CDS encoding class I SAM-dependent methyltransferase, which produces MLQDADALPQLIGEYKPLDQWQIHLNQLFYGLRGDKLRSYYQTFASADFRLAHALAADYFERVTKREKTAGRQSSNPLPLTPHASSLTVLELGPGNGNLAACFLSHLKTIDQERTVYPRVRYVMVDWEQSVLDGALAHPDLAVHRDRVDLLCGSIHHMTGVANGTVDRIICNELWNDLPTKLLAKHGGEVEEEYLRPNLSELLHAKIQDWSSFVQAFQGKNLDELKTFPPFLDELVWEKEYRKVEWKDFPYRKTIVDFLQAIDQEVLVPVNVGAFATLKEAKRLLALDAVGFSAFDAGTADMNVLNDPEKPCYGQFGGQYSFMINFALVDAVAKHLGLKQMTFEPQREFVGRSLNTNVITLMDLLATHPSAGPTLQAWEQDRLVLKTIRALNETFEGPYRRRLEFPLGGNMPPNERETLGAIVRALKDSGIPDTVAYMTEEELTRAQKDLEEIGYDVDAIQMAMTAPPSPVEYCHFTCR; this is translated from the coding sequence ATGTTGCAAGATGCTGACGCCCTTCCGCAGTTGATCGGGGAGTATAAGCCGCTCGATCAGTGGCAGATCCATCTCAACCAACTCTTCTATGGACTGCGAGGGGACAAACTCCGATCGTACTACCAAACGTTCGCCTCTGCAGATTTTAGGCTCGCCCATGCGCTGGCGGCTGATTATTTCGAGCGCGTCACAAAGCGTGAGAAAACAGCAGGCCGTCAATCTTCGAACCCCTTACCCCTTACCCCTCACGCCTCTTCTCTTACCGTTCTAGAGCTGGGGCCTGGCAACGGCAACCTGGCGGCCTGCTTCCTCAGCCATCTCAAGACCATCGATCAAGAACGTACGGTGTATCCGCGAGTGCGGTATGTCATGGTCGATTGGGAACAATCGGTATTGGATGGGGCCCTCGCTCATCCGGACCTGGCGGTGCATCGGGATCGTGTGGATCTTCTTTGCGGGTCGATACATCACATGACGGGTGTGGCCAATGGGACCGTCGATCGGATCATCTGTAACGAGTTGTGGAACGATCTGCCGACGAAATTGTTGGCGAAACATGGCGGCGAGGTTGAGGAAGAGTATCTTCGTCCCAATCTGAGCGAGTTGCTCCATGCCAAGATTCAAGATTGGTCGTCGTTCGTCCAGGCTTTTCAGGGGAAGAATCTGGATGAGCTCAAGACGTTTCCACCCTTTCTCGATGAGCTGGTTTGGGAAAAAGAGTATCGTAAAGTCGAATGGAAAGACTTCCCTTACCGGAAAACCATCGTCGACTTCCTCCAGGCCATCGACCAAGAAGTCTTGGTGCCAGTCAACGTTGGGGCCTTCGCCACGCTCAAAGAGGCGAAACGGCTTCTCGCTCTGGATGCGGTCGGCTTCAGCGCCTTCGATGCCGGGACCGCCGATATGAACGTCTTGAACGATCCTGAAAAGCCCTGCTACGGCCAGTTCGGTGGGCAATACAGTTTCATGATCAACTTCGCGTTAGTCGACGCGGTGGCCAAGCATCTGGGGCTGAAGCAAATGACCTTTGAGCCCCAGCGAGAATTCGTCGGGCGGTCGTTGAATACGAATGTGATCACCCTCATGGATCTGCTGGCGACGCATCCCTCTGCTGGGCCTACACTGCAAGCTTGGGAACAAGACAGACTTGTGTTGAAGACCATCAGGGCGTTGAACGAAACATTTGAGGGTCCCTATCGTCGACGGCTCGAATTTCCGTTAGGCGGCAATATGCCGCCTAACGAGCGAGAGACCTTGGGCGCCATCGTGCGGGCACTCAAAGACAGCGGCATTCCCGACACCGTGGCCTACATGACCGAAGAGGAACTCACCCGCGCACAAAAAGATTTGGAAGAGATCGGCTACGATGTAGATGCCATCCAGATGGCCATGACAGCTCCTCCTAGCCCTGTCGAGTACTGCCACTTCACTTGTCGGTGA
- a CDS encoding glycosyltransferase family 2 protein encodes MTTPSSPNSNPWASVIIPIKDERENLSPLMASLLKVMDSHELSRSRPYEILFVDDGSSDGSSDELDRLAREHAQVRVLHFDRNYGKTCALEAGFRQSSGEIIIQIDGDLQQDSEDILKLIPYTASHDVVCGWRQQRQDGFVKMISSRIANPVRNVFTHDGVHDTGCPLKVFRRPVLERIRLFEGMHRFFPALALMHGFTVTEVPVRHYPRIHGISKYGMGNRLFKSLYDLIAVRWMQHRVLRYKFRDN; translated from the coding sequence ATGACGACGCCATCTAGCCCCAATTCTAATCCCTGGGCCTCTGTCATCATCCCGATCAAGGATGAACGAGAGAACCTGTCTCCACTTATGGCAAGCCTGCTGAAAGTCATGGATTCGCACGAGCTATCACGCTCCCGCCCATACGAGATTCTCTTTGTCGACGATGGGAGCAGCGATGGGAGCAGCGACGAGCTGGACCGCTTGGCTCGCGAGCATGCTCAGGTGCGCGTGCTCCACTTCGACCGCAATTACGGCAAGACCTGCGCGCTTGAGGCCGGCTTTCGGCAATCTTCGGGCGAGATCATCATCCAGATCGACGGAGACCTTCAACAGGACAGCGAAGATATCTTGAAGCTGATTCCCTATACCGCCTCTCATGACGTGGTCTGCGGATGGAGGCAGCAACGACAGGACGGCTTCGTGAAGATGATCTCCTCCCGGATTGCGAACCCTGTGCGCAACGTATTCACTCATGACGGTGTCCATGATACGGGATGCCCGCTCAAGGTCTTTCGACGTCCCGTTTTGGAGCGGATTCGTCTGTTTGAGGGAATGCACCGGTTTTTCCCAGCGCTCGCCTTGATGCATGGTTTTACAGTGACCGAGGTGCCGGTTCGGCATTATCCACGCATTCATGGGATATCTAAGTACGGCATGGGGAACCGTCTGTTTAAGTCGCTCTATGATCTGATCGCGGTTCGATGGATGCAGCATCGAGTGTTGCGCTACAAATTCCGTGATAACTGA
- a CDS encoding lipid A biosynthesis protein, with the protein MTTETIWLGIGFLGQGLFFGRWLVQWIASERTAESRVPVSFWYMSLIGGLITLAYAIYRKDPVFISGQALGAVVYVRNLVLIHRADQTKSEPRPQA; encoded by the coding sequence ATGACTACTGAAACCATCTGGCTCGGCATCGGTTTTCTCGGCCAAGGACTATTTTTTGGTCGTTGGTTGGTGCAATGGATTGCCTCCGAGCGGACTGCCGAAAGCCGCGTCCCCGTTTCCTTTTGGTATATGAGTCTCATCGGAGGGCTGATTACGCTGGCCTATGCGATCTACAGAAAAGACCCTGTGTTTATCTCAGGGCAAGCCCTCGGGGCGGTCGTCTATGTGCGCAATCTGGTCCTCATTCATCGCGCGGATCAAACCAAGAGTGAGCCTCGGCCGCAGGCATGA
- a CDS encoding glycosyltransferase family 39 protein, translated as MERTSPQPIQLLLLLLLSGLLFFTGLGSMGLTDRDEGRNAEAGREMFASGDFVTPTFNGELRVAKPVFVYWLMTISYHIFGVSEFAARAPSALFGVGLIVMHYLFLTRLRGPTVGLFGALMLLLNIEVLALGRMAITDSVLIFFTTLSLYGFWLGLHEPGRGRHWIWAFYAGMAIATLTKGPVGFAVPLITGLLYLTATRQWLAFWQRGAPITGTLLFLLLAGPWYVAMFLLHGDAYSSQAKVHTVGRFLAPMEGHGVGWWFYFPVLLLGFYPWSAFLPAGLYRAYQSWREWRLIRNRTHDSETPPGCGNELDWFAGLWVVGVFIFFSLSSTRLPHYIGPLFPACALLAALFWAQGLKDSSTRGLRGSIHFMMGIGYLLAIGLASAPSLFIKFSGKMIKEFPLATQFDLGIGPYVAATIIVVAMGLIGYLGLNDSRRGMAFGVAGGTLASVFLIAILMVVPGLNRYAIAPPQELAYAAGLNLNPTDQLIAFGSTRPSMAFYARRTVTFIPANEIDRLRAALRKEGRTMILLPEYVQDALPEEAVGFQLILKRYGYVLLGNQPMITMPQGAPVGTPPAPKLLGH; from the coding sequence ATGGAACGTACCTCTCCTCAACCGATACAACTGCTTCTTCTGCTGCTCCTCTCTGGCCTGCTTTTTTTCACCGGCCTCGGCAGCATGGGCTTGACGGATCGCGATGAAGGCCGCAATGCCGAAGCCGGGCGAGAAATGTTCGCCTCCGGCGACTTCGTCACCCCAACCTTCAATGGGGAACTACGCGTTGCCAAGCCGGTCTTTGTGTATTGGCTGATGACGATCTCGTACCACATCTTCGGCGTGAGCGAGTTTGCGGCGCGGGCACCCTCAGCCCTATTCGGGGTTGGGTTGATCGTGATGCACTATCTATTTCTCACTCGGCTGCGTGGCCCAACCGTCGGCCTGTTTGGGGCCTTGATGTTGCTGTTGAACATTGAGGTACTGGCACTCGGGCGCATGGCGATTACCGATAGCGTTCTGATCTTCTTCACTACCTTATCACTCTACGGGTTTTGGCTCGGCCTCCACGAACCTGGCCGAGGGCGTCATTGGATCTGGGCTTTTTATGCCGGCATGGCCATCGCGACCTTAACGAAAGGGCCGGTGGGATTCGCTGTGCCGCTGATCACCGGTCTCTTGTATCTCACTGCCACCCGACAATGGCTTGCCTTTTGGCAGAGAGGCGCGCCTATCACCGGCACGTTGCTGTTCCTTCTCCTCGCCGGTCCCTGGTATGTCGCCATGTTCCTTCTCCATGGAGATGCCTATTCCTCTCAAGCAAAAGTTCACACGGTGGGGCGATTCCTCGCTCCGATGGAAGGCCACGGAGTGGGCTGGTGGTTCTATTTTCCGGTCCTGCTGCTGGGCTTTTATCCGTGGAGCGCATTCCTACCGGCAGGGCTCTATCGAGCCTATCAGAGTTGGCGAGAATGGCGTCTGATCAGGAATCGCACACACGATTCAGAGACACCGCCAGGGTGCGGTAACGAGTTGGATTGGTTTGCGGGGCTCTGGGTCGTCGGCGTGTTCATCTTCTTTAGCCTGTCCTCCACTCGACTGCCTCACTATATCGGCCCACTGTTTCCCGCATGCGCCCTCCTGGCTGCGTTGTTTTGGGCTCAAGGGTTAAAAGATTCTTCCACGAGAGGCCTGCGCGGGTCGATCCATTTCATGATGGGGATTGGCTATCTCCTGGCCATCGGTCTTGCGAGTGCGCCGTCTCTGTTCATCAAATTTTCAGGAAAGATGATCAAGGAGTTTCCGCTCGCCACTCAATTCGATCTGGGTATCGGGCCTTACGTTGCCGCAACGATTATTGTGGTTGCTATGGGACTGATCGGATATTTGGGGTTGAACGACAGCAGGCGCGGCATGGCCTTTGGGGTGGCTGGAGGCACGCTGGCGAGTGTATTTCTTATCGCCATCCTGATGGTCGTTCCCGGACTCAATCGCTACGCAATTGCGCCGCCGCAGGAATTAGCCTACGCGGCCGGGTTGAACTTGAATCCGACCGACCAACTGATTGCATTTGGTTCGACCAGACCATCCATGGCCTTCTACGCGAGGCGAACCGTGACCTTTATCCCAGCCAACGAAATCGACCGGCTGCGTGCGGCGCTGCGCAAAGAGGGTCGGACGATGATCCTCCTGCCGGAATACGTTCAGGATGCCTTGCCGGAGGAGGCAGTTGGATTTCAGCTGATTCTTAAGCGGTACGGCTACGTCTTGTTAGGCAATCAACCGATGATCACCATGCCTCAGGGTGCACCTGTTGGCACTCCTCCAGCGCCAAAACTTCTTGGACACTGA
- a CDS encoding phosphatase PAP2 family protein, with translation MRAPSQSSRNTIFSIAAVGSSCIALAISFLGVAQFDLPITKYVRSVTIHLPWDQLTVPWMAFTSDMGDWIGQGWRLTAVSLLLLVGAWAFEKPIVKIAAIQSLIAHGIAALLANGLKHLIGRPRPKFVHGGDWQMTPSWASGLDSFPSGHSTASFAVATVLARRFPLVGPLCIVIALFVALSRVLRGSHFPTDVLGGMAMGILSGFIATAPLRQWRASIQDGLRCAAMGASAVFALLWVLSHRMEDGMVDILFMTLGVGAVVGGLWIRKTHWVHRGRTGERWYSNTSALLIAYGLAALTTSPLVLSSVGFACMACWFDAIGRNDDHAEELPGWSMMRESALLGGVALAILILVDARGVLPFQ, from the coding sequence ATGAGAGCCCCGTCGCAGTCATCGCGGAACACCATCTTCTCGATTGCGGCAGTCGGTAGTTCCTGTATTGCGTTGGCCATCAGCTTTCTCGGTGTGGCCCAGTTTGATCTGCCAATCACCAAGTATGTTCGATCGGTGACGATTCATCTCCCCTGGGACCAACTCACCGTTCCGTGGATGGCGTTCACCAGCGATATGGGGGACTGGATCGGCCAAGGCTGGCGGCTGACAGCCGTCAGCCTCCTTCTGCTCGTCGGCGCGTGGGCCTTTGAAAAGCCGATAGTCAAGATCGCGGCCATCCAGTCCTTGATCGCTCACGGCATCGCCGCGCTGCTCGCCAATGGACTGAAACACCTCATCGGCAGGCCTCGACCGAAGTTCGTTCATGGGGGAGACTGGCAGATGACCCCTTCCTGGGCATCGGGGCTGGACTCCTTTCCGTCGGGACATAGCACGGCGAGTTTTGCCGTCGCGACGGTGCTGGCTAGACGGTTTCCCCTCGTCGGACCGCTCTGTATCGTGATCGCACTGTTCGTCGCCCTCAGTCGTGTCCTCCGAGGATCGCATTTTCCGACCGATGTCCTTGGAGGGATGGCGATGGGCATCCTCAGCGGCTTCATCGCGACGGCTCCATTAAGACAATGGCGCGCGTCAATACAGGATGGACTACGATGTGCAGCGATGGGTGCTTCGGCGGTATTTGCCTTGCTTTGGGTTCTCTCCCATCGAATGGAAGATGGAATGGTGGACATTCTCTTCATGACGCTGGGAGTTGGTGCTGTAGTGGGCGGCTTATGGATACGGAAAACTCATTGGGTCCACAGGGGAAGAACAGGAGAGCGTTGGTACTCGAATACCTCAGCGCTGTTGATAGCGTACGGCTTGGCTGCCCTGACGACCTCACCTCTTGTCCTCTCATCGGTCGGATTCGCCTGCATGGCGTGCTGGTTCGACGCGATAGGTCGGAACGACGACCACGCTGAGGAATTGCCTGGCTGGTCTATGATGCGGGAAAGTGCCTTGCTTGGGGGGGTGGCTCTCGCCATTCTGATTCTTGTTGATGCGCGAGGGGTCCTGCCCTTTCAGTGA
- a CDS encoding M1 family metallopeptidase, with product MSIRKCVLRSCLIGLLAISIVHTWCVSALPAQETVTNVHHTLSVEMIPAAHEVVASDQVELGVNPQVTLVTFTLAHTLHVESVVMRTHSVSGGEGGRDEVVPFTIVRPPESTAQRIVVSLPKDHDRRVTLVLSYRGQINDPPREPRHLRFVTPSETAGHVGAEGVYLSGESQWYPDVIGSFGTYRVTAQIPQGWTVVASGRKEGETTNAGKTSSTWIVQDKSEAFTIVANKFVTTSREWKSPTGQRVELQTHFLPDNVGLADEYLNATAKYLDAYVRILGDYPFDKFAVVENFFASGLGLPSFTLLGSGSIKRHYIQPYALGHEIVHSWIGNSVFNRDDHGNWVEGMTTYLANYYWHELVQDIPQAFEQRRMMLDGYNLYVRPETDYAVSQFLRKHDEKDNAIGYQKSAFVFHLLRQEIGDEPFWRGVKTFVRSYRNRAADWQSIEEVFSRESGQDLRWFFEQWVEQPGAPRVSLRDVHARRVKGEGGKEVWRLTVEIEQAEKPFRMTVPLRIVMKESMDIKLITLSQSQPNVAEFVLSNQPLRVELDPDLMTFRRVTRHQLPPMLNVYVTDPHKTVVRAFSDPGSPLQQVVSRITDHELTGSLRTAVVSLQENALPHTGSILVLAGVDQRQAVQSVMQESCGDRVALGDRGFQIDGQTYDGPTMAVLFSCPRANVPGSVITVLYGVTSGAVEKLSRFLFYYGWHSYVIFQDGVVTKREVWPGLQDMKEVRINATS from the coding sequence ATGTCCATCAGGAAATGTGTCCTTCGCTCTTGTCTCATCGGTCTGCTGGCGATCTCCATCGTACACACGTGGTGTGTCTCGGCTCTGCCTGCCCAGGAGACTGTCACCAACGTTCATCACACCCTCTCAGTTGAGATGATTCCCGCCGCACATGAGGTTGTGGCGAGTGATCAGGTCGAACTAGGAGTGAATCCACAGGTCACGTTGGTCACGTTTACGCTTGCCCATACGCTGCATGTCGAGTCCGTTGTTATGCGAACGCACTCGGTTTCGGGCGGGGAGGGAGGCCGGGATGAAGTCGTTCCGTTCACGATAGTGCGTCCTCCTGAGTCCACAGCTCAACGCATTGTCGTCTCGCTTCCCAAAGACCATGACCGGAGAGTGACCTTGGTCCTGAGTTATCGGGGTCAGATCAATGACCCTCCCAGAGAGCCGCGCCACTTGAGATTCGTGACCCCCAGCGAGACAGCGGGACATGTCGGTGCGGAAGGTGTGTACTTGAGCGGTGAGAGCCAATGGTATCCAGATGTCATCGGCTCCTTCGGTACCTATCGAGTGACGGCTCAGATTCCACAGGGCTGGACGGTGGTGGCATCGGGCCGTAAGGAAGGCGAGACAACGAATGCGGGAAAGACCTCTTCAACCTGGATCGTTCAGGACAAGTCTGAGGCATTCACGATCGTTGCCAACAAGTTTGTGACGACATCGCGGGAATGGAAAAGTCCAACAGGACAGCGAGTCGAACTCCAGACCCATTTCTTGCCCGATAATGTGGGCTTGGCGGATGAGTATCTCAATGCGACTGCAAAGTATCTCGACGCGTATGTCAGGATCCTCGGGGACTATCCTTTTGACAAATTTGCAGTGGTCGAGAATTTCTTTGCGAGTGGTCTTGGTCTGCCGTCGTTCACTCTCCTCGGCAGCGGCAGCATCAAGCGACACTATATCCAGCCCTATGCCTTGGGTCACGAGATCGTCCATTCATGGATCGGCAATTCGGTGTTCAATCGCGACGATCATGGGAATTGGGTCGAAGGCATGACGACCTACTTGGCGAATTACTACTGGCACGAGCTGGTACAGGATATTCCACAAGCCTTTGAACAACGGCGAATGATGCTTGATGGGTACAATCTCTATGTGAGGCCTGAAACCGACTATGCGGTCTCGCAGTTTCTGAGAAAACATGACGAGAAAGATAATGCCATTGGGTACCAAAAATCGGCCTTTGTCTTTCATCTCCTTCGACAAGAAATCGGAGATGAGCCATTCTGGCGTGGTGTGAAGACCTTCGTCCGTAGTTATCGCAATCGCGCGGCGGACTGGCAATCAATCGAGGAAGTCTTTTCTCGAGAAAGTGGTCAGGACTTGCGGTGGTTTTTCGAGCAATGGGTCGAACAGCCCGGTGCTCCACGCGTGTCCTTGCGGGATGTCCATGCCCGTCGAGTGAAGGGAGAGGGCGGCAAAGAAGTGTGGCGGCTGACGGTTGAGATTGAGCAGGCTGAGAAGCCGTTTCGGATGACGGTCCCCCTCCGCATCGTGATGAAGGAATCGATGGACATCAAGTTGATCACGCTGAGCCAGTCGCAACCCAACGTTGCCGAATTTGTGCTGTCCAACCAGCCGCTGCGGGTGGAGCTTGATCCAGATCTCATGACGTTTCGCCGCGTGACGAGGCATCAGCTGCCGCCCATGCTGAACGTCTATGTGACGGATCCACACAAGACGGTGGTGCGGGCGTTTTCTGACCCTGGGTCGCCGTTGCAGCAGGTTGTGTCTCGCATTACCGATCATGAGCTCACAGGTTCGCTTCGAACGGCGGTGGTTTCGCTCCAAGAGAATGCCCTCCCCCATACGGGATCGATCCTCGTACTGGCAGGAGTCGACCAGCGACAGGCGGTCCAATCCGTCATGCAGGAGTCTTGTGGTGACCGGGTTGCTCTTGGAGATAGGGGTTTCCAGATCGATGGTCAGACGTATGATGGGCCGACGATGGCCGTGCTGTTTTCCTGCCCTCGAGCGAATGTGCCGGGTAGTGTCATCACAGTGCTGTATGGCGTGACCTCGGGTGCGGTCGAGAAACTGTCGCGCTTTCTGTTTTATTATGGGTGGCATAGTTACGTGATTTTTCAAGATGGAGTTGTGACGAAACGCGAAGTGTGGCCTGGTTTGCAGGATATGAAGGAGGTCAGGATCAATGCAACGTCGTAA
- a CDS encoding response regulator, producing the protein MVKVLIVDDDQMNCDLLQSVFTRHGCHVISTTNGQEGLDLFRAHNPQVTLVDLRMPGMDGLTVLKEIRAIDPHAPVIILGGGATEIQENQARALRATDFIRKGLSLDVLVEAVTRLSQVSVPATITQPPLGNGNVIERIDETVLVVDDEPLLCDLLVRFLTLRGYRACGVKNGDEALRIVEEMPPDAIVLDLIMPGMPGVEVLRALRDRNYSGGVIIMTGSHNEELLGEAWSLGPQEILIKPVDLERLLTAIQLVLVCREC; encoded by the coding sequence ATGGTCAAAGTGTTGATCGTAGACGACGATCAGATGAATTGCGATCTATTGCAGAGCGTCTTCACCCGTCACGGGTGTCACGTCATTTCAACGACCAATGGACAGGAAGGTCTTGATCTCTTCCGCGCACACAACCCACAAGTCACGCTGGTAGACCTCCGTATGCCGGGGATGGACGGATTGACTGTCTTGAAGGAAATCCGGGCCATCGACCCTCATGCGCCGGTGATTATCCTGGGTGGTGGAGCCACGGAAATTCAGGAGAATCAAGCACGAGCTCTACGAGCCACGGATTTCATCAGAAAAGGATTGTCACTGGACGTCCTTGTTGAAGCCGTCACTCGACTCTCACAGGTGTCTGTGCCGGCGACGATCACGCAGCCGCCTCTTGGCAACGGGAATGTCATCGAACGGATTGATGAAACGGTCTTGGTGGTCGACGACGAACCTCTCCTATGCGACCTCTTGGTGCGGTTTCTCACTCTGCGCGGGTATCGGGCGTGTGGCGTTAAAAATGGCGACGAGGCTCTGCGGATAGTCGAAGAGATGCCGCCCGATGCGATCGTGCTCGACCTGATCATGCCTGGAATGCCGGGGGTGGAAGTGCTTCGCGCCCTGCGTGACAGGAACTATTCAGGGGGTGTCATCATCATGACGGGAAGTCACAATGAGGAGTTGCTTGGAGAAGCGTGGAGCCTGGGCCCTCAGGAGATTCTTATCAAACCCGTCGATCTTGAACGCCTCTTAACCGCGATCCAGCTTGTACTCGTCTGCCGCGAGTGCTAA
- the ftsY gene encoding signal recognition particle-docking protein FtsY, with product MTMGWFQRLNEGLGRTRHVVQQSLDRFLGRAPDEELLEDLEAALLAADLGARAVDRLIRQVREETRGADAKTSEGVQNVLSRSLYGILKTVSGPTIDQLVTEGPKPFVTLVVGVNGVGKTTTIAKIAQRMMQGGRRPLLVAGDTFRAAAIDQLQVWGDRVGVEVIRQRHGADPAAVAFDGVVAAKARMVDVVLIDTAGRLHTKSNLMDELRKVKRVIAQELPGAPHEVLLVLDATVGQNALAQARQFHETVGVTGLALTKLDGTARGGIVVAIAEELKLPLRLIGVGEGADDLQDFNAEAFVAALFGQPTSRP from the coding sequence TTGACGATGGGATGGTTTCAACGGCTGAATGAGGGGCTCGGCAGAACACGCCATGTCGTGCAGCAATCGCTGGACCGATTCCTCGGACGTGCACCAGATGAAGAACTTCTTGAAGATCTTGAGGCAGCGCTGCTCGCCGCCGACCTTGGCGCCCGTGCCGTCGATCGTTTGATACGGCAGGTCAGGGAAGAGACGCGGGGAGCAGACGCAAAAACTTCGGAAGGGGTGCAGAATGTCTTAAGTCGGTCACTCTATGGCATTCTGAAAACCGTATCAGGCCCAACGATCGATCAGCTGGTCACCGAAGGCCCTAAACCGTTTGTCACCCTTGTCGTTGGAGTGAACGGCGTCGGAAAGACAACCACCATCGCAAAAATTGCACAGCGGATGATGCAGGGCGGGCGGCGACCTCTTCTTGTCGCTGGAGATACCTTTCGTGCAGCCGCTATTGATCAACTTCAAGTGTGGGGGGATCGGGTCGGAGTGGAAGTGATTCGCCAACGTCACGGTGCCGATCCGGCTGCTGTGGCCTTCGACGGTGTCGTTGCAGCCAAAGCCAGAATGGTGGATGTGGTCCTTATCGACACGGCGGGTCGTTTGCACACCAAGTCCAATCTGATGGACGAGCTGCGGAAAGTAAAACGGGTGATCGCTCAGGAATTACCTGGTGCACCACATGAGGTGCTGTTGGTCCTGGATGCCACGGTCGGACAGAACGCGCTAGCTCAGGCCCGTCAATTTCACGAGACTGTTGGGGTTACAGGACTTGCTCTGACGAAGCTCGATGGGACTGCACGAGGGGGGATTGTCGTAGCCATTGCCGAAGAACTGAAGCTTCCCCTGCGCCTCATCGGTGTAGGAGAAGGAGCCGATGATCTCCAGGACTTCAATGCCGAGGCGTTTGTCGCAGCTCTGTTCGGGCAGCCGACGTCCCGCCCATAA